TCTGCACAAGTCCAGACAACAAAGAGTTCCAGGACACAACATTCTTCTCATTAATTTCCCGAAAAACTCTCAATGAAGAATCAATGTCGTTGCATTTAGAATACAAGTCGATCAGAGAGTTCTGTACAAACAAATCACAACCCAGACCTCTTGTGATGACAAATCCGTGGATTGACTCGCCCATTCTAATGGCCCTCAATTTGCTGCAGGCTTTGAGTACACTTACCACCGATTGCCCGTCTGGTGTTATTCCAAAATCAATCATCCTTTGGAAAAACTCGAGAGCAACAGTCATTTCCTCGGCACTTTGGGCATAGCCAGCAACCATGACACTCCAAGAAATAACGTCTCTGTGAGGCATTTCATCAAAAAGGTTGTGGGCAAGCTGCATTCCAAATTCAGCATAGAAGTTGAGGAGCGAGTTTTGGATGGAAGTTATACTTGAATAGCCAGCACGAATGATAGAAGCATGAATCGTCTGTCCAACTTCAAAATCTCTAAGATTGCGACAAGTCTGAATGACAAGCACTAAGGTGGAGATGTTGGGTTCAAAACCTGCGGCCCAAGCTTGAGAAAAGAAGCATAATCCGCGCCGAGAAGAAGCAGCTCGCTCTAAGTGTCCATGGATGATTACATTCCAGGAAACTGAATCTTTGTGGTCCATGTGGTTAAAAACAACAAGGGCAGAACCCAAATCTCCAGATTTAGCATACAAGTCCATCATAGAATTATTGACGGAAGTGAAAGCAAGGAATCCCTGCTTAATGAGAGAGGCATGGATAGACTTGCCGTACTGCGTGGTGGAGAGGTTTAAACATGCTCTGAGAAGGACGGGGAAAACTGAATGGTCTGTCAACTCAACTCCGGTCTTCTTTAGTTCACGGTAGTGGAGAAGAACATCTTGGGATTTCCCATGACACACTAATTCTCTTAACCTAGTAGTAGAGTTCCAAGGGACACGCATTTAGTTAGACAGAGGGGGGGTTGATTTGAGGGTCCTCTCCTCAAGTACAAAATGCAATATCATCAATGAAGCCCATATTTTACTATAAATGGTGTATAGTTTTCATTTACTTGGAAAATGCTTTGGCGAATATGTAGTTAATGTTAACGGGTTCTTGTGATATTCtaaagtggataagtaaaagtgtaaaatttatttttaatatagtggataaataaaagtgaacggagggaataTACTAGTCAACAGGCAACAACCATCCGAACAAGCTGTTATTAGACCGAATGGTTTAAATCACTTTTCATCCAAAATTTGAGGGTCTGTTAAGCTTCCCACTCAGGAATGTCTGTCAACGTACACAATATGCATGATCCTTCTCAAGTTAtagctaggggtgtacatggaccgaattggttcgaattttttaaacaccaaaccaaatcaattgcgtcgggtttttaaatttatacatcaaaccaaactaataaaattcgggtttttcaacctcgacttttctcgggttattcggttttctcagatttttcaaattttttttttcggaatagttttgatacaaaacatataacatttagtttaaatatttctttagtcctagtaaaatACAATTATACAATTAAgttgtttcataagaaaataacacaaaatgtgagaagagtgatgatattgtattaaaatattcaacaaaagataataaaatcggttaaaacaaatattgctaattaataagccataaagaaaatgatcataatctaaaaatactaagtcatgctaaaataagtacgactaataagtattaattacatgacaagaaaaaaaaactcaagttatgtattttcactctctaaaccaattatgcaaaactaaagaatagatatccaacattattatcattcctagttgtaaattgaatttcttttgttagtattagtgttgagttggctttggtttggactttatatgaaTTACTAATattcataggatataaaacttattgacattcaaaattctaagttcaagcttgaataaaatgataatagataaaaaagtatgaaaaaatttaagaaatatttataaattacattacaaataaatatttttatgtataaaatattttaaaaattcaaTACATGTAATGTCAAATtgatttggttcggtttgactttttttagctaaaaccaaaccaaaccaattatggtcggggtttttttttttcatcaccaaaccaagtcaaaccaaaccactaatcggaTTTTTTTCTCGGCTTGACttgatttatcggtttggtgcgatttgtcagtttactttgtacacccctagttatAGCCATTAATTTGTTAGCTACGGAAAAACAAGTGCGCCCATCTGCAGCTATGCAACATCATTTGGGTACTCTGTTCCTTGCTTGTGCTCTCCCAAATTTTCTTGACACAGGAAAACTTCAAGAGTGACAAAAGTAAAgcctttttcctttttcctatTGCGCTAGGAGTAAGAGAAACCGATTACAAGCAAAACTACATTGCGAAAACATGAATTTACTACTCACTGATGTTGCAAAGTtgaaggtatgaatcattgaacaTTACATATCTAGACCAATACGATTTGTACTTGGAAATTGCAAGATTCAACCATGGTTTGTAATTTCCATTGTAGTGAACAACCGCCCCATTTCGTATTGCTGTTTTGTTCAGGGCAGGATCATAGCCAAGACCCAAGACATGCCAGCTCCGATCCAAAGGATAAGTCAAGTTATAGAAAGTTATCAACCCTGGAGGTAAGGTGCCAAGTTTCCAAAGTGTTCTATCTTCATTCTGCAATGGAAATAACAGTCAGCTGAAAGACTACACAAGGATGAAGAAttttaaaaaaaggaaatgaTTGTTCTCCTCTTAAAAAATTACTCCTGAATATCAAATGCAtaactccctctgtcccaatttatgtgatacactttcctttttagtccgtcccaaaaagaatgatacatttccttatttggcaacaatttaactttaaactttaccttctACGCTGaacgagatgatttataaccacacaaatatctttggcttgttttagaccgcaagattcaaaagtcttcctttatttcttaaactccgtgttgagtcaaactatatcacataaattgggacggagggagtacaactTTTTGCAAGAGGGAAGCTTGCTATGGAAGAGCGACTCTTTCAGACTTGCTTTTTCCATGTTCAGAATCAATTTTGGAAGAAAATCAACTAAATTTCCTCACTTCTGAAATCAAGAGGTCAATTGAATAGATGCATTCTGGACATGGCAGATTCTAGAGCAGGGTCTATAGACATGGTAGATCATAAAAAGAGTTTGCAAAATGCCTTTTAGTAGGCAACAATTCATTTTTCTAGAAGATTGCAATAAAGCTCAAAGGGAAATGAGCAATCATGCAAAGGGTATGCTTCTTTTCCTTTACGGAGTGAGTAGACCCTGGGAATAACAAGGGCTTTAACCTAATATGAATATACAATATGATGTTTTTCCAGAATTAGAAAGAGAGTTTGAAAATTATAGGTAAATAGGTGATAAATAGATAAGCTACATGGTCTGGGCAACAAATTGGTTTAGCTCGTATCATTAATGTACCATTTCATCACCTCTACTCAAAACCTATATAAGTCATTATACTGCCCAGGAGACATCATTGATCTCATACAGCCTTCTTTTCTTCCATTCTATATTGTTATCCTCCTTCTAATTTCCCATTACTCTATTATCTGGGACCCACCATCATTCTGAAGGCTACAGTGCTACACAATGAATTTGCACAAAGTCAAATTCTATCTCCACTTCTGAACCCACTTACTCAAATGTAGTGAAACTTCAACTAGTATCTTAATAATATGCCTGAGACACCAATACCGGGAGGTGGGGAGTATATTTCCCGGCTAATTATGGCAGTTTAGTTTGAGCCCATAACATCTATCTACCCTCAAGCAAATGATGGTACATACAACAAAAACTCAAGGTTTCAGTCCGATCAGTCTTCCAAATATACTTCCACTTAATTCTTTGTTTTTCATGATCACTAAGCACATTGATTTTCAATAGTAGTTTCATAGTTCAGATTTTTTATGTGCAGCACTTTCACCTCATTTGACCATCCAAAGCAGCAGCAGAAGAATCTCTAATTATATAATGGAATATCTAGTTTAGTGCAGTACTGTCTTAATTTTCTAGCTTTGTAGGAGAAATGGTTTTGTAGTTCTTATACAAACTTGTTTCTAGTTGTATGTCCTTTTTATAAGTGATCTTCATTTGTAAGTGGCCATAAGAGATCATTTCCTTGGAAGCTCTTAAACTCATGAAAACCGATATTAAATTGGGGGAGATCGGTTTGATGGCCCGTTACAAATGTTCTTTTAGCTACATGGCCCTTTCATAACACAAGACATCGGCAAATAAAACACAAGAGATCTTTGTGGGGTCagtttcttctattcaaattgtaattGGTCATAGGAGATCATTTCCTCGTAAAATTGTGCTGAGTTCATTGACATGGAAAACAAATGAATAAAAAATTGTAAAACATTCATGATGATAATATAAAAGAACTCAGCTAATTGTGACTAGAAGCACCAACTAAAGAATATATAACAATAACTTACCATTTCTTGCCAATGATGATATATTCCTGTAATGTTGCGCCTCCTCCACTCCTTCAAATCAAAGACATTCATGCCAAAAGCCCAGCCACAGGCATTTGGATCAAAATTTTCAGATATCTTCGGGTTAGAGAAGTTAAGATATTTGTCAAATCTATGGAAGCTTTCTTTGCATGTCTCCACGGCACCATTGACCATCCCTTGTAGGTTGACAGACCAAAGAAGTGTCAGATCCTTTTGAACTACAATATCATCATCCAGAAATAAGATTTTCTCCAGCTTTGGATATACTTCAGGAAGGTAAAACCTAAGATGATTCAGCATTGACAAATACTTTGGGTTCCTATATTTAAGATTGTCAGTGCCAGATGTAAGGGAATTCGACTGATGTGCCTTGAAATAATACTCTATCATTCTAGCAGATTCAAGCTGACGTAGTACAGGGCAGTAAGAGGAATTAAGCCATGTAAAGTCATCGACATTTTCAACATTAATTGTTGCACCAGCAGGAGGATTGACAAGGAACCACATTCTCATAGCTGGGAAGTTCAACTTATCTGTCACTATATGGAAAACATGCTTTTCAGGCTCCTTTGCATGCAGTATAGTAGAGTTCACAACAACAGAAGTGGCAAGTACATTATCAGAAAATATTGCATAGTGGAATAGAGAAGGATCTTCAAGTTTTTCCTTGTTCGGAAATTCTCTCTCTTCATATCGACGCAGAAAGAAGTCTGTCGTGAGAAGCAAAGGAAGACAATGCAAAGGCCTGGGAACTGTTTTAGCAGCCAGCTGTATCAAGAATGCACTCCTTTTCTTCAGCA
The sequence above is a segment of the Lycium barbarum isolate Lr01 chromosome 6, ASM1917538v2, whole genome shotgun sequence genome. Coding sequences within it:
- the LOC132599398 gene encoding probable galacturonosyltransferase 3 isoform X2 — encoded protein: MDISPTLLIFFLVALARAELSNGSSLQGERKGLFPSYDCPQCKEHVRMGAARPDEKNIDILVTYTDANGAVRTRSINSKDLSPSWIWRYPSNEDGDQKKSAKEVEGRSQKPDKFHSTVEHSNGNENQYGVIVEHKLASELHPIKLKRQRLRNERREQRSAELIQQDEEIENQIQDAAIERAKELDTSSKGKYNIWRKEYENPNSDSTLKLMRDQIIMAKAYATIAKAKNEDSLYDSLMKHSRESQLAIGEATSDAGLQPSALDRAKDMGHVLADAKDQLYDCMTLARKLRVMLQSAETGLNLLKKRSAFLIQLAAKTVPRPLHCLPLLLTTDFFLRRYEEREFPNKEKLEDPSLFHYAIFSDNVLATSVVVNSTILHAKEPEKHVFHIVTDKLNFPAMRMWFLVNPPAGATINVENVDDFTWLNSSYCPVLRQLESARMIEYYFKAHQSNSLTSGTDNLKYRNPKYLSMLNHLRFYLPEVYPKLEKILFLDDDIVVQKDLTLLWSVNLQGMVNGAVETCKESFHRFDKYLNFSNPKISENFDPNACGWAFGMNVFDLKEWRRRNITGIYHHWQEMNEDRTLWKLGTLPPGLITFYNLTYPLDRSWHVLGLGYDPALNKTAIRNGAVVHYNGNYKPWLNLAISKYKSYWSRYVMFNDSYLQLCNISE
- the LOC132599398 gene encoding probable galacturonosyltransferase 3 isoform X1 → MDISPTLLIFFLYTQVALARAELSNGSSLQGERKGLFPSYDCPQCKEHVRMGAARPDEKNIDILVTYTDANGAVRTRSINSKDLSPSWIWRYPSNEDGDQKKSAKEVEGRSQKPDKFHSTVEHSNGNENQYGVIVEHKLASELHPIKLKRQRLRNERREQRSAELIQQDEEIENQIQDAAIERAKELDTSSKGKYNIWRKEYENPNSDSTLKLMRDQIIMAKAYATIAKAKNEDSLYDSLMKHSRESQLAIGEATSDAGLQPSALDRAKDMGHVLADAKDQLYDCMTLARKLRVMLQSAETGLNLLKKRSAFLIQLAAKTVPRPLHCLPLLLTTDFFLRRYEEREFPNKEKLEDPSLFHYAIFSDNVLATSVVVNSTILHAKEPEKHVFHIVTDKLNFPAMRMWFLVNPPAGATINVENVDDFTWLNSSYCPVLRQLESARMIEYYFKAHQSNSLTSGTDNLKYRNPKYLSMLNHLRFYLPEVYPKLEKILFLDDDIVVQKDLTLLWSVNLQGMVNGAVETCKESFHRFDKYLNFSNPKISENFDPNACGWAFGMNVFDLKEWRRRNITGIYHHWQEMNEDRTLWKLGTLPPGLITFYNLTYPLDRSWHVLGLGYDPALNKTAIRNGAVVHYNGNYKPWLNLAISKYKSYWSRYVMFNDSYLQLCNISE